The genomic region NNNNNNNNNNNNNNNNNNNNNNNNNNNNNNNNNNNNNNNNNNNNNNNNNNNNNNNNNNNNNNNNNNNNNNNNNNNNNNNNNNNNNNNNNNNNNNNNNNNNNNNNNNNNNNNNNNNNNNNNNNNNNNNNNNNNNNNNNNNNNNCACTTCTCCAGCAGCGTGGTcgtcttctccacttctttggtCAGGTAAAGATTTTTTGATTTTCACTGTGTGTAACCCTCTTCAATCATCTTCTTTAttaagtattaattttttttatattgtctGTTTTTGTTTAATTGGTTTGTTATGAAAAATTGAGTTGTCATTTTTActgtgtttaattttttttctttagttggTTTATTTTAAAATTCTGAGTTCTAGGTTTCAAGTTCTTGTTCTGTAAAAATTGGTGTAGTATGAAAAATGGCGAAAACTAACCATAGTAGTGATATTATTGTTGGAAGCACATCCTTTATAAGTATAGCCACTCtcaatactatttttttttcttgaatttctATTTAATCAGATACTTAATTATCCGAACCAAACTAATCTATTTTTTATTGGTTTGGATATATacccaaaaaaatataaaatcgaaccaaaccaaactaattataatataatttgttCGGTTTTTATTTCACTGCAAATCTGAATCAAATCGACCTGTGCCCTATCCAATTTCATCCGATCTATCATCTATGTACCCCTAAGCAGCttctatgtttttttatttttcttttgtttggacAATTAGCAGGTTCTATGTTGAATCGGGGCTCGTTGCTGGATTTTGAATTTCTCTTTCGGGCCATGCCAGcgtcaaataaaaaaaaggaaaactgGGTGTTGCAAGTGCAATTGCGCACTGTCACGTGACCCTACACAGGAAAGAAAGAATTGATACTAACCGTGTACTGTAGTGAGGCAGCTCCTAAAACCCTCAAATCCCCCTGACCGATAAACTAGACCTTTGGGGGTGTAGAGAGGTCCCCGGCGACCACCGATGGAGTTCTTCGACCTAAACGTCCCGTACGAGAAACCCTCACCAGGCATCGGCAAAACCTCCATTGAAGCTAACCGAACCAAGATTGCCGTGAAGGCCATGGAACTTGGCTACACCGGAATCGCCTACAACCGCACCGTCGAGGGTGTCCTCTCCGATAAACTGCGGTGCTCCATCAAACCTCTCTCCATCTCCTCTCTCCTCAACATTCTCCCTTCTCTCCCACTCTCCGCCAAGCTCCACCGCGACCTCCTCCGTATCCCGTTGTCCACCCCTTTCCATCAGTACACGCGCATCACCGTCTGCGTCGACAATCCCTTCCAAACCAACGCCGCCTACTGCGATAACCCTATTCTCAAGACCTACGACCTCGTCGCCATTAAGCCCTCCAATCAGATCACATTCGATATGGCATGCCAGAGATCGGAggttagttggttagttagttagttagagtTTGTTATAACTGTTTTTGTAACTAAATCGGTGAAGTGAAAGTTTAACAGCGAAATAGGAGTTCAATTTTATGGATAGGGGTAAGTGGTTAACTTTTGAATGCTGAAGTGATTGCAGGTAGACATCATTACGATTGATTTTTCGAAGAAGTTGCCATTTAAAATTAAGCAGAACATGGTTAAAGCCGCTGCTGAGGTGTTTGCTCTGCACTCTTTTTTCTACTTGAATGAGGAAAAAGCTTAGTGTGATATGTGAATCGTTGTAACAgagttgatttaatttttttctgtGGGTTGTTATTATGTATAAACAGCGAGGGGTCTGCTTTGAAGTCAGTTACTCTGGTGTTTTAACTGATGCCGAAATAAGGAGGCCTTGGATCTACGGTGCTAAGGTAACTCTACTTCCTtgaaaaattcatttttttttggaGTTGATGATGATAACgatcatgatgatgatggtgtTGAGGTTGATTAGAATGATAAAGATGATGAGTATAGAGGGGTAAAATCGGAAAAAGAATTTTGATTGCTGGTTGaccataaaaaaattaataataggtacaaaattgaatcaaataaaaCAACAAGAGTATGTTTGAAACTTTTCGAAAACATAAGGGAATTTGTATTGTGTAGATAAAACTTCATCAAGTGTGTGGCGTCAGTCGTAAGTAGAATTTCTTCTACATTCAGGCATGCTGCTTTTAGTTTTGAGGGCAATACTATCTCGACATTGTCTTTTTGTTGATCAAGAAAGATTTTGTGTTTTGAATTGAATTTGTTTGCAAGATGCAATTTTTGAGTATTTACAAGCGACAAATTAAGAGTAGGCTGATAACTTATCACTATTGATAGACCTCGATTTGCTTCTAGGTACTCTATGTAACACTGACATTAGGACACATGCAAACTGACATACTGATTAAATGTGTAGTGTTTGATGGAGTGGACTCGGAGAAGAAACGTTATAATTTCAAGTGGGGCTCCTTCAGTGAATGATCTTAGAGGACCTTGTGATGTCGCAAACTTGTTATCATTATTGGGACTCTCCAAGGAGCGAGCTAAAGATGCTATTTCTAAAAATTGTAGGTAGGAAAACTTGCGCTAATACTTCATAATGCCTTTGGTTTTTCGGGAGCAAGGGTTTAAGGTATTTTGAATATCATTCGGAATGTTTGCAGGAATCTTTTGGTAAAAGCTTTAAGGAAAAGACGGTTTTACAAAAGCGCAATAAGAGTGGAACCATTATTAATAACTGCAACATCGAATTCTGAGGAGGATCTGCGTGAAGAGTTACTAAAGTGGGATCCTCTCTCCAGTGAAGGTGGCATCCCCTTGAATAACTCGGCAAAGTGTTTTTCATCAAAATCTTCTGAAGCATCAAAAAAGGCGAAATCCATTGACTTTGCTTCACTTGTTGGCAGCATGCCATTTCATGGTTTTCAAGTGAAGGATTTCTTACCTGCAAATAATGCTTCCGCCGTCGTCCCAGATGGTGAAAAGGTCAGTCAGTCAACACCTGCAATTAACAACTCAACTGAGCAGCCTATCAGGCAAGGTGAAAGCTTAGTATCTGATGCTATGGAAGCAGACCAGGTAGTGACGACAACATACAATTATAATGAGATGGACAATCCTACTTGTGCCAGAGAGTTAGAAAAAAATTCTACTGATTTGGGTGATGATTGCACTACCATTGAATCTAAAGCACATGTTTCACAATCAAACTTGGGCGCTCTCAGCATCACGATGGATACTTTGATACAAAATGAGAAAGACGATCAGCAGAAATTTCTGCAAGATGCCAACCGTGATGATGAACAAGCTGGTAAACTTGAAACTGATGCTGTTGGACTTGATGAGATGGAAACTGAAGAGGATGGTTCTGCAGTTGTAACACGTCAATTGCAACATGCGACGACAAAAGATCAAACTGTTGGTGGAGTGAGCACCGAATTCAATCAAGTCCCAGTTGAGTCCATATCAGGTATTTGATGAAGAATATCTGTACTTTTAACTGCCAATTATTGTTCAATCATGTAGTTTGTTCGGTATTAGCCCCACTCACCAGAACTCGATCAATATGTTTGATTTCACTTCATTTTTCTGGTTGTGTTATACTTCATAGCTTCCCTTTGATCATCGTCTAACATGTTCCTGTTATAAGTTTCATGATATATGTATAAACACCTGAACATTTTTCGTTTTCTGTAGGTCGATCAAGAGAGAAGCGCAAAAAAAACTCCTGCACCACCTTTTGACCCACTTAAACAATCATTAAATCGAATGCCTTttaagaagaaaggaaaaaggaGGAGCAAAACTCAGCAAGAATAATCCCCCCGGTCTTCTACACTTTATGCTCTTCAATCTCTAAATCCTCACTAGGAGGAGCTTCATACATCTCAGTAATTTTTGCATTATTTATACTGTATCGAGGAATTCGCCGTGTTAATGTCTGAACTGTGATGTCATTTCACACATACATATATGggaacttttttttttaacgGATATTCTCCAGTTTCACGTGAAACAAAAGCCTCTTGTATGTCTCCATTTAGCTAGGGTTAAGTAATTTTTGTTGTCCTTAAACTTTTAGGGTGAAAATCCAAATCGtccttaatttattttttgttcaaaATGATTTTTCAATGttaaatttagtattaaaattatccttttaaacataataatattttaaataacacATTTTCCTTCTCTATTATTACCACCACCACTTCACTCATTACCCTNNNNNNNNNNNNNNNNNGAGAAATAGagatgaagaaagaaaagaaaaggaagaaaagggaGGCCATGGCCAGAAAGAGTGCGGCCATTACCATTATGTCGTGACTGTGAGAGAGATGGCTAGAAAGAGTGCAGCCATTATCATTACGTCGTGACTGAGAGAGAGACAAGAtgaggagatgagagagagacaAGACGAGGAGAGTGAGACAGAGAAAATGAAGGAAGAGAGACGTAAAGGGAGAGACCGTGACTGAGGTGGGAGCTGTTCCTATCACTGCCGAGATCCATTACCGTCGTCGAGCTCCTAGTGGTGAGGGGCTCTGCTCTTCCCCTCTCTCTGCGATTTGTTCCTCTCCTCAGCCACAACTAGGATGGCAACGGCGGCAGTGGCTTCCTGCGCCATCGCTTCTTCCTCCTTTTTCCTCCTCTTccgttcttcttcttttcccaCAACCTCTGTTTCTCgtcctctctttctctttctctggtTCTCTCTTAGTGAACTCACTCTTTCTTCCTCAACCATGACGGCGACAGACGGTGACAACACCACGGCTCCTGCTGTCGcctccctcttctctcttccctttctCTCCTTTCTTTCTCTATGTTTCCTTTTATTCTCTttatttctctttcttccttcGTGTATGTGTGTTTGGTGTGAATTTAAGAAATCAAGGTTAGAAAAGTATAGGTGTGTAACGCCAATGGTGAGATGAGAGGTGTGGCAATGTAGGTGATAGTGGGTGCATGGTGGAGGGTAGTGGTGATGGTGCGACCAGTTAGAGTGAGGAGGGTGAGGAAGAGAGGCGACGATAAACCAAATTCAACGTTAGCAAAGATTTTGAACACAAATTTTACtgataaatttaattttcaccCTAAATCTTAGGGACGATAGGAGCACTTATCCCATTCTGCTATTAATAATGTGTGCTTTAGTCGTTTGGTGCCATCTTCACGCTTTTATAACCAATATGGTCTATTCTAACTGGAAACTGGAAAATATATACATGGTTGAATATGTATTCCTGATTAACTGGAATAATTATTAGAAGAGAATATTTTGTATGCCAAGTTACCTTACTATGATAAAGGATAAATAGTGTTTTGGTCCCTCAATTTAGGGACAAAATCAAAATTGTTCTTAAACTTATTTTTAATTCGAAATCGTTCTCAATGTttcatttaatattaaaattgtcATTTTGAGAATTTTACCCTTATCTCACTAACCTTATCTTTATCACCATCATTAACAATCAGACACACATTCAGACGAAAACCAAAATTGAAGCAAAgagggtggaagaagaagaagagtggaGGAGAAAAGACGGCACCGGTAGAATTGAGGGCCGTCACCATCGTCGACCAAATCTCTCTCTTTGAAGTAAAAGAGAAAAGGAGAAGCAGAAGCGGCGGCGCCTTAAAGCGGCACCACTCAGGAGAACGAGAAGCGACGAGTTCAAGTGGAACCAGGGAGGAGCAGAGGTGATGCAAAACTAAGGAAGCCACAACAATGGAGGTGGGTTGTACATGGAGGTGGACCTCTCCGTCACAGTTTCAGTCTCTCAACGGCGGCACGGATGAGCAGTGACAGCCACGACGGTCAAAGCGGTGGCTTCTCTAGTCCTTGAAGTTCTCTTCATCAAAGTGCGGCGCTGTTGTATTAGCTAGCTCTGGCATGGAGAAAGGACGTCGCTGGCGAGATTGAGTGCCATCGTTGGTGCCGAAAAGCAGCGGTTTTAGATCTCCCTTTCCTCCCTTTTTGAGAGATAGTTTTAAAGACAAACGGCGGCGACAATTTTGacagtctctctctctctctctctctctctctctctctctcatttgcattctctctctctctcttcttttaaCAGTGGTGGCAGCAGCGGCAGATTCCTCATTGCCACTGCCTGACTATCCCTTTCTCCTCCTtttactttcttctcctctctcacTGAGCTTATTGTATCTCTCTTGTCTCTCTCTGTCCTAatcttttttttaatcttattttcaaaatctATGAATTACTGTGGTGTTGTTGTTGAGTTTATTGGattcttaaaatttttgtctTGAATTTAAATGTtgtgttgttgttgatgatggaTTCTTGAATGTTTGTTGTTGGTTATGAATAATGTTGATTTAAACATTTGTCGTTGATTATGAATTATGGATTCTTGAATCTGATCATTGGTAGGAATAAAGGGGGGTAGTGGAAAATGTAGGGTGAGTACTGGTATAGTGagaatatttttatcttttaaaaaaatatttgttttaaaggattattttaatactaaatgAAACATTGAGGTCATTGAGGACGATTTCGAATTAAAAATAAGATTAGGgtcaattttaattttgtccGGAAATCATAAGGACCAAACCGGTACTAATTCATCTTCAATAATTACATTATATAGAAATATCATAAATATTGGGTGCCCAAATAATTTTAGTAACCAAGTCCAATAAAATCTTGTTAAACATACATGTCCTCTTTCGTCGTCGTTtttttttggcatagttttcTTGATCTTTTACCCTCCTTTAAAAAACTGTACAGTACAAAATAATTCatgtctttttctttattttgttttttttttatctttttgtacaattcaactaaaaaaaaaaatgtttcaaTGAAATtttccattttttaagaaaaagataGAAAGACACAAATTATTTAATATTGTTCTAGACAAATAATGACATaataaaatagcaattaaaaataaaaatctgatgtTATCCGACGTTTCAAAATAACATCGGATACAGCGCAACGGCCATGCCACTAAGTCATGAAATCACCAAATCATGGCATTAAGAGCATGACATAAAGACAGTAAATGCTAAAAAAATGGTAATGTCGACATACAGGGATAAAAGAAAAGGGAACTCAATAAGTAAACTCTGAACAATATCATACTATCAAAACACAtcgctaacttaagcatcggagtatGTTGTAGGTTTTCCTCAAGGTAAGGTTCTACACTTGCCGAAGTTAGTATCTCCGATCTTCCAACTCTCCAGTTCGTGATCTCCACTACCGGTACAAACATTTGGCGCCATCTGTGGAAATCCTACTTTACTAAGAATCATGGCTGAGCAAAAATCCATTCAACGATTAACCTGGATACTTTGCTAAAGGAGCAACATCAAGAAGATGGGCACGAGACGGAAGTCACTCCTACCCACGATGAACATCAAGCTCCTCCCGGATATGAAAATCGGGAGGTACCTAACCCGAACAGTCATAATGTCGGAACCTGCTACTTCGCAGGGCTGGGCAATGATTACCATCATCCCATGCAAGAAATGCGTCATCGGGTACTGATGATGAAAAAATTATTCTTCTGTAATTAACTACCGGCAAGTACACCGAgttgtatcaagtaataaaactcacaagagtgaggtcaatcccacgaggattaaaggattaagcaattaATAGTaagttgattattctagttagataaTCATAGTTGGATGATAGGTAgcaggaaatgtaaataacttgagagtaaaagaaaacaataaagaaCCGA from Arachis ipaensis cultivar K30076 chromosome B02, Araip1.1, whole genome shotgun sequence harbors:
- the LOC107625416 gene encoding uncharacterized protein LOC107625416, with product MEFFDLNVPYEKPSPGIGKTSIEANRTKIAVKAMELGYTGIAYNRTVEGVLSDKLRCSIKPLSISSLLNILPSLPLSAKLHRDLLRIPLSTPFHQYTRITVCVDNPFQTNAAYCDNPILKTYDLVAIKPSNQITFDMACQRSEVDIITIDFSKKLPFKIKQNMVKAAAERGVCFEVSYSGVLTDAEIRRPWIYGAKCLMEWTRRRNVIISSGAPSVNDLRGPCDVANLLSLLGLSKERAKDAISKNCRNLLVKALRKRRFYKSAIRVEPLLITATSNSEEDLREELLKWDPLSSEGGIPLNNSAKCFSSKSSEASKKAKSIDFASLVGSMPFHGFQVKDFLPANNASAVVPDGEKVSQSTPAINNSTEQPIRQGESLVSDAMEADQVVTTTYNYNEMDNPTCARELEKNSTDLGDDCTTIESKAHVSQSNLGALSITMDTLIQNEKDDQQKFLQDANRDDEQAGKLETDAVGLDEMETEEDGSAVVTRQLQHATTKDQTVGGVSTEFNQVPVESISGRSREKRKKNSCTTF